One window from the genome of Pedobacter schmidteae encodes:
- a CDS encoding TonB-dependent receptor translates to MTRLTFLVTVVTLTFVGTILASDVKSQNLKGVKIRVASKSAVLRDILTDLEKQSGFSFVYSEDIGDISGVIQSDKSSTLYELLKDIGAQKGVHFSQEGHLIAVLKLPPMQKPGRISGKIVDDKGEVLPGASVKITENGKVTQSNVDGSYQFSLNPGIYTLEVSYISFQPKRITEVEVSAGQLTTLNIVLNAATRSLDQVVVTGTFKTESVKALYARQKNDAGISNGISREQISALPDKNIGETLKRISGVSTTDNRRVVVRGIAERYNLAMMDGAILPSTDVQVRDFEFDIIPSNLVDNVVVSKTATPDMSFGFGGGLVQVNTMAIPNRDFISFSIGSKYINGSTGKDFLGYGRGKNDYLGFDDGGRNHFPKDILTFTQSNYNPTNPASTSPPAGIQKITPEMIAAQNKRIGGTERLGTRIYQAAPGQNYQFSLGRSYEMKNSRFGFVGSLSYRNEQSTDDIQHFERGNFNKSSDNIYDPVTHKELKESTANQYNFTTSLGALVNLGWNSKHHKFSLRNFYSRALANQFFRVSGWGESLGFNDNPAVNEYDRPKFTSLLQNRITGEHTFGKFRVDWGVARNSVNNHEQDAVDATLTPIKALNGVSYNYLPGGGKANPGPLSRSSYKYVESNWAADVALSYRFNVGKLAQTFKTGYQYLDKKGDFAWNVLPIGVALGFNDSHKPIQEWNVNFADPLRDLYYYPSDFNNNNYSGRNNNQAGYAMMDSRFSNWIRLVWGIRGEYYKYEKIKNASSDKAGQGELDNLEIRRYVDPETGNLVHQTHDASADEKKWQYLPSANLTITPAANFNIRASYAKSAIRPALIENSSFARFNYLYGRIQRNTGVVSTIISHYDMRLEWYPSAGEVISVGYFKKHFKNPVEMYLDITNTSGAIDLLTANSDYANVRGWEFDLRKSLGFIHNGWAFLGNIYFSGNLTLQNSEVQASAFRYATMGSGNDKDGKTYAYRTKTYLKEKRPLYGQVPVLYNMGLQYVGERLSANIAFNHSGYKTFTVGMQPQYSEIERPRNQLDAQLSYKFLKSRKLETRLNMSNLLNSPYRFFINSEDTYKTKPGASIMTMKEFSDVYEWKFGFSDKYEKGYYEPSKDGTVKRIGDTDTFIRKVGSAFSLSLSYNF, encoded by the coding sequence ATGACGAGATTAACTTTTCTGGTTACCGTAGTCACCCTCACTTTTGTGGGGACGATATTGGCGTCAGACGTAAAATCTCAAAACCTTAAAGGGGTTAAAATCCGTGTTGCCTCCAAAAGTGCGGTCCTAAGGGACATTCTGACTGACCTGGAAAAGCAGTCGGGATTTAGTTTTGTCTATTCAGAAGATATTGGAGATATTTCCGGTGTAATACAATCAGACAAAAGCTCAACGCTTTATGAGCTGCTAAAAGACATAGGCGCACAAAAGGGAGTTCATTTTAGCCAGGAGGGCCATTTGATTGCGGTACTGAAATTACCACCTATGCAAAAGCCAGGACGGATTTCTGGTAAAATTGTAGATGACAAGGGCGAGGTACTGCCCGGTGCATCTGTCAAAATAACTGAAAATGGAAAGGTGACACAAAGTAATGTTGATGGGAGCTACCAGTTCAGCTTAAATCCGGGCATCTATACCCTGGAGGTAAGTTACATTTCATTCCAGCCCAAACGTATTACCGAGGTAGAGGTTAGCGCAGGACAATTGACTACGCTTAATATTGTACTAAATGCGGCAACCCGGAGTTTAGACCAGGTTGTCGTTACCGGAACTTTCAAGACTGAAAGTGTCAAAGCCCTTTATGCACGTCAGAAGAACGATGCAGGTATTTCAAATGGCATCAGTCGCGAGCAGATTTCGGCCCTGCCGGATAAAAATATCGGTGAGACCCTGAAACGTATCTCGGGGGTAAGTACCACTGACAACCGTAGGGTTGTGGTGCGTGGTATTGCCGAACGTTATAATCTGGCAATGATGGATGGGGCTATACTGCCCAGCACTGATGTGCAGGTACGGGACTTTGAATTTGACATTATTCCGAGCAATTTGGTAGATAATGTGGTTGTTTCCAAAACAGCCACCCCTGACATGAGTTTTGGTTTTGGTGGTGGATTGGTTCAGGTGAACACCATGGCCATACCTAACCGGGATTTTATTTCCTTTAGTATTGGGAGCAAGTACATCAATGGCAGCACCGGTAAGGATTTTTTGGGATATGGACGTGGAAAAAATGACTACCTGGGCTTTGATGATGGTGGTAGAAATCACTTTCCAAAAGATATTTTAACTTTTACGCAGTCAAACTACAACCCTACCAACCCCGCCAGTACTTCACCGCCTGCTGGGATCCAAAAGATTACCCCGGAAATGATAGCAGCTCAGAACAAAAGGATAGGAGGAACGGAAAGGTTAGGAACACGTATTTATCAGGCGGCTCCGGGCCAGAACTATCAGTTCAGTTTGGGCCGGAGCTATGAGATGAAGAATAGCCGTTTCGGTTTTGTGGGGTCGCTGAGCTATCGCAATGAGCAATCGACAGACGATATCCAACATTTTGAGCGTGGCAATTTTAACAAGTCTAGTGATAATATCTATGATCCAGTCACTCACAAGGAATTAAAGGAGTCGACAGCTAACCAATACAATTTTACTACCAGTTTGGGGGCATTGGTCAACCTGGGTTGGAACAGTAAGCATCATAAATTTAGCCTGCGCAATTTTTATTCAAGGGCATTAGCTAATCAGTTCTTCCGTGTATCGGGTTGGGGAGAAAGCCTGGGGTTTAACGATAATCCCGCGGTTAACGAATATGACCGACCGAAATTTACCAGCCTTTTGCAAAACCGTATTACCGGCGAGCATACTTTCGGTAAGTTTAGGGTTGATTGGGGTGTAGCCCGTAATAGTGTGAACAATCATGAACAGGATGCCGTAGACGCCACTTTGACGCCTATTAAGGCACTAAATGGCGTCAGTTACAACTATCTGCCTGGAGGCGGCAAGGCCAATCCAGGTCCATTGAGCCGATCGTCCTACAAATATGTTGAAAGCAATTGGGCAGCTGATGTGGCCTTGAGCTACAGGTTTAATGTTGGAAAGCTTGCGCAGACATTCAAAACGGGCTATCAGTATCTGGACAAAAAAGGTGATTTCGCCTGGAATGTGTTGCCAATTGGTGTGGCTTTAGGTTTTAATGATAGTCATAAGCCGATACAGGAATGGAACGTAAATTTTGCCGATCCGCTACGTGACCTGTACTACTATCCGTCAGATTTCAACAACAATAATTATAGTGGCCGGAACAACAACCAGGCGGGGTATGCGATGATGGATAGTCGTTTTAGCAACTGGATTCGCCTGGTGTGGGGCATCAGGGGAGAGTACTACAAATATGAAAAGATAAAGAATGCCAGTTCAGATAAAGCAGGGCAGGGCGAGCTGGACAATCTGGAAATCAGACGTTATGTAGATCCGGAAACGGGAAATCTGGTACATCAGACCCACGACGCAAGTGCCGACGAAAAAAAATGGCAGTATCTACCTTCGGCAAATCTTACCATTACACCAGCTGCCAATTTCAACATACGGGCCTCTTATGCCAAATCGGCTATCAGGCCTGCGCTGATTGAAAATTCGAGCTTTGCACGTTTCAATTATCTCTATGGACGCATACAGCGCAATACGGGGGTAGTTTCTACCATCATTTCTCATTATGACATGCGACTGGAATGGTATCCTTCTGCGGGCGAGGTGATCTCTGTAGGTTATTTCAAAAAGCACTTTAAAAATCCCGTTGAAATGTACCTGGACATTACCAACACCAGTGGTGCAATAGATTTGCTTACGGCCAACTCCGACTATGCCAATGTGAGGGGATGGGAGTTTGATCTGCGTAAGAGTCTGGGGTTTATTCATAATGGCTGGGCATTTTTGGGAAATATCTATTTCAGCGGAAACCTCACCTTGCAGAATTCGGAAGTACAGGCAAGTGCATTTCGATACGCTACAATGGGATCTGGCAATGATAAAGATGGTAAAACCTATGCTTATCGTACTAAAACCTATCTAAAAGAAAAGCGACCGCTATATGGACAGGTACCGGTATTGTACAATATGGGGCTACAATATGTGGGAGAACGTTTGAGCGCAAATATTGCCTTTAACCATTCTGGCTATAAAACCTTTACTGTGGGGATGCAGCCCCAATACTCGGAAATTGAACGACCACGTAATCAGCTGGATGCACAGTTAAGCTACAAGTTTCTAAAAAGCAGGAAGCTGGAGACCAGGCTAAATATGAGTAACCTTCTCAATAGTCCTTACCGCTTCTTTATCAATTCTGAAGATACCTATAAAACAAAACCGGGGGCAAGTATCATGACGATGAAGGAATTTTCGGATGTATATGAATGGAAATTTGGGTTTTCGGATAAATATGAAAAAGGTTATTATGAGCCTTCTAAAGATGGAACGGTGAAGCGTATAGGTGATACCGATACTTTTATCCGTAAGGTAGGGAGCGCATTCAGCCTCAGTTTATCCTATAATTTTTAA